In a genomic window of uncultured Flavobacterium sp.:
- a CDS encoding Crp/Fnr family transcriptional regulator, whose product MFESLFNYLELFQKIPSEDKNSIEQILEYRTVKEGDILLEEGKIANEIFFVCKGVLKIVSINDKGNEIIHFFFSENQFCTILKSFTENMFSTDRIQAAFDAEVIVFKKNKLELLYQELPYFKSILDNIFQQSLLNKVELRNFYLGEDATSRYQKFIVRQANIASRVSQTDIASYLGIAKQSLSRIKKNTL is encoded by the coding sequence ATGTTTGAATCACTTTTTAATTATTTAGAACTTTTTCAAAAAATACCTTCGGAAGATAAAAACAGCATTGAACAGATTTTAGAATATAGAACTGTAAAAGAAGGTGATATTCTACTTGAGGAAGGAAAAATTGCAAACGAAATTTTTTTTGTTTGTAAAGGTGTTTTGAAAATAGTAAGTATTAATGACAAAGGGAATGAAATTATCCATTTCTTTTTTAGTGAAAATCAGTTTTGTACGATTTTAAAAAGCTTTACTGAAAATATGTTTTCAACAGATAGAATTCAGGCAGCTTTTGACGCAGAAGTAATTGTTTTCAAGAAAAATAAATTAGAACTTTTGTATCAGGAATTGCCTTATTTCAAAAGCATTTTAGACAATATATTTCAACAGTCTTTGCTTAATAAAGTTGAATTACGTAATTTTTATCTTGGTGAAGATGCAACTTCACGTTATCAAAAATTTATTGTGAGACAAGCTAACATTGCGTCGAGAGTTTCACAAACCGACATTGCTTCTTATCTGGGAATTGCAAAACAATCCTTAAGCCGAATTAAAAAAAATACACTCTAA
- a CDS encoding peptidase domain-containing ABC transporter, which produces MASIKIKQHDIKDCGAACLASIGNHYQVNLPIARIRQYANTDKRGTNVLGIIEAAEKMGFTAKGVKGGLDSVDKIPLPVIAHVVIKEQLQHYVVIYKVEKSKVENQSKITVMDPGVGKMEVYTFEEFQKIWSGILILFAKNDDFRSYNEKTSPITRFWHLIQPHKSILIQALTGAIIFTVLGLAMSIYIQKITDYVLVEGNRKLLNLLSISMIGVILLQGFIGSQKSIFVMKTGQLIDAKLILGYYKHLLHLPQRFFDTMQIGEITSRINDAVKIRTFINEVAIDMIVNIFIVIFSFALMFTYYWKLALVILLVIPFYMIIYFVLNKFNKKVERNIMENAAGLQTQLVESVTHIRTIKEFGIEEFSNIKTENSFIKLLFTTFKSGLNGIFATTSTQFLASAFTIILMWIGSGYVIDRAITPGELFSFYALIGYFTSPVASLIGMNKTAQNALIAADRLFEIMDLEREQTENKIELPKENSGDIKFENVSFRYGSRIEVFKNFNAVFKNNETTAIVGESGSGKTTLISLLQNLYPIKEGKIYIGDYDTQFIHYRSLRKTIGVIPQQLNLFSGNIIENIALGDSFPNIHRILDLSKQLGITEFVEKLPNGFETQIGENGTMLSGGQKQRIAIARALYKDPEILLMDEATSSLDTNSEMIVKQTIDDFKKQGKTIIIIAHRLSTIANADQILVMENGKIIESGNHHLLLAKKEKYFNLWKKQSLV; this is translated from the coding sequence ATGGCATCAATAAAAATTAAACAACATGATATTAAAGATTGTGGTGCTGCTTGTTTGGCATCTATTGGAAATCATTACCAAGTTAATCTTCCTATAGCGCGAATTAGACAATATGCTAACACAGACAAACGTGGCACCAATGTTCTTGGCATTATTGAAGCTGCCGAAAAAATGGGATTTACAGCAAAGGGAGTAAAAGGAGGTCTGGATTCTGTAGATAAAATTCCGTTACCGGTAATTGCGCATGTAGTTATAAAAGAACAACTACAACATTATGTAGTGATTTATAAAGTTGAGAAATCAAAAGTTGAAAATCAGTCCAAAATTACAGTAATGGATCCAGGTGTTGGAAAAATGGAAGTCTATACTTTTGAAGAATTTCAAAAGATTTGGTCAGGTATTTTAATTCTTTTTGCTAAAAATGATGATTTTAGATCTTACAATGAAAAAACATCACCTATCACCCGTTTTTGGCATTTGATTCAACCTCATAAAAGTATATTAATTCAGGCATTAACGGGCGCAATTATTTTTACAGTTTTGGGATTGGCAATGTCAATTTATATCCAAAAAATTACAGATTACGTTCTAGTCGAAGGCAATCGAAAATTACTTAATTTATTGAGTATTTCAATGATTGGTGTAATTTTATTACAAGGCTTTATTGGTTCTCAAAAAAGCATTTTTGTAATGAAAACGGGACAACTAATTGATGCCAAACTAATTTTAGGATATTATAAACATTTACTGCATTTGCCACAGCGCTTTTTTGACACGATGCAAATAGGAGAAATTACCTCCAGAATAAATGATGCTGTAAAAATTAGAACATTCATTAATGAAGTTGCAATTGATATGATTGTAAACATTTTTATAGTAATTTTTTCATTCGCTTTAATGTTCACTTATTATTGGAAATTGGCTTTAGTCATTTTACTTGTAATTCCGTTTTATATGATAATTTATTTTGTTTTGAATAAATTCAATAAAAAAGTAGAACGAAATATTATGGAAAATGCAGCCGGTTTGCAAACACAATTGGTTGAAAGTGTTACACACATACGTACTATTAAAGAATTTGGCATAGAAGAGTTTTCAAATATAAAAACGGAGAATTCATTTATAAAGCTATTATTTACAACCTTTAAATCTGGTTTAAATGGAATTTTCGCTACTACTTCTACACAATTTTTAGCTTCTGCTTTTACAATAATTTTAATGTGGATTGGATCAGGTTATGTAATTGACCGAGCTATTACTCCGGGAGAATTGTTTTCATTTTATGCCTTGATTGGCTATTTTACATCTCCCGTTGCTTCTTTGATTGGCATGAATAAAACGGCTCAAAATGCATTAATTGCAGCTGACAGACTTTTTGAAATCATGGATTTAGAACGTGAACAAACAGAAAATAAAATTGAGTTACCTAAAGAAAATTCAGGAGATATAAAATTTGAAAATGTGAGTTTCAGATATGGTTCCCGAATCGAAGTGTTTAAGAACTTTAATGCCGTATTTAAAAATAATGAGACCACCGCAATTGTTGGAGAAAGTGGTAGCGGAAAAACAACTTTAATATCATTATTACAAAATTTATATCCTATTAAAGAAGGTAAAATTTATATTGGTGATTATGATACTCAATTTATACATTATAGAAGTTTAAGAAAAACTATAGGAGTAATTCCGCAACAACTTAACTTATTTTCAGGTAATATTATTGAAAATATAGCTTTAGGAGATTCTTTTCCAAACATTCACAGAATATTAGATTTATCCAAACAATTAGGAATTACTGAATTTGTAGAAAAATTACCAAATGGTTTCGAAACTCAGATTGGTGAAAATGGCACGATGTTGTCAGGAGGTCAAAAACAAAGAATTGCCATTGCAAGAGCACTTTACAAAGATCCTGAAATTTTACTAATGGATGAAGCAACATCTTCATTAGATACAAACTCAGAAATGATAGTTAAACAAACTATAGATGATTTCAAAAAGCAAGGTAAAACAATAATTATTATTGCTCACCGATTAAGTACTATAGCAAATGCGGATCAGATATTAGTAATGGAAAACGGAAAAATAATAGAGTCCGGTAATCATCATCTTTTATTAGCAAAAAAAGAAAAATATTTTAATTTATGGAAGAAACAGAGCTTGGTTTAA
- a CDS encoding Ig-like domain-containing protein produces MKNPLHFNFFRREKYFHIIWIFFVLLTSGLYAQRGYYDAAYKRYEANVGQLSNGAATTSKSYIQSDLQSEATDQQCVNMSATNATVQWTLTEAADGLVIRYSVPDGQTATLGVYNGNTKITTLTLTSTWSWEYLWSNGNPNNNGITNQNPRMRFDEVRYKLPSKIAVSGTLKLVRESGNVHVDFAEIEPVATALTAPSGAVTYTGNGSDLQTFIDANGGKKIFLPTGVYSVNRELYFGVANTSLIGAGMWYTQINFTNTSSLNGGLRANAAGISFTDLYLTTNSASRSNSYKGINGVFTASSIVKNIWAEHFECGAWIAQYNTGGPAIADGFTLSHCRFRNNYADGINLCKGTANAIVEHCNFRNNGDDDQAIWSADGLECINNTFRYNTSENCWRACGLAIYGGKNNKAYNLIIKDNLEAGIRVSNNFPGAPFNNDGMHEIHDITVSTCGTFNDTYNNPVAAVDIFSATNAGSQVKNVQLYNIDIVDSRNDAISISKRSGDGIYNLSFKDITVNGTGKEYPNNNALNRNWGRGYFVLIAGSPAGNGTYCNMNYSNRGGNAAANEEISAIGTFSWTAGSNCSSTPVAVTGVTISPTTATLGVGATQQLTPTVAPANATNKTVTYSSNNTGVATVNGSGLVTAIASGSATITVTTQDGAKTATAVITVNSSNIAVTSVSLSPTTASLAVGATQQLTPTVLPSNATNKSVSYASNNNGVATVNASGLVTAVSNGTATITVTTVDGSKTSTAAITVSTATGNYFTIKNKWTGNYLYDAGANVGYGPTVANNNYKWEKVAVDATYYILKNVGTGDMMNIENLTGAVQCNVGSSGWYSAQWSSENVDGTWVRIKNRWQTGSMIHIENLNGSAQYAGGQNNWESAQWQFQSTSTSKRINGIETEVTVENNSLFSLYPNPSINNEFNVVFPELKAGNQATVTVTDINGRKVLVNKLNASAKIDHHLTSGVYIVTISSNEFNVSKKLIVK; encoded by the coding sequence ATGAAGAATCCATTACATTTTAATTTTTTTAGAAGAGAGAAATATTTCCATATCATATGGATTTTTTTTGTGCTCTTAACCTCAGGTTTGTATGCGCAACGAGGTTATTATGATGCGGCGTATAAAAGGTACGAAGCAAACGTTGGACAATTGTCTAACGGCGCTGCAACTACTTCAAAATCATACATTCAGTCAGATCTTCAATCTGAAGCGACGGATCAGCAATGTGTGAATATGTCTGCGACAAATGCAACAGTTCAATGGACGCTTACTGAAGCCGCAGATGGACTTGTAATTCGCTACAGCGTTCCTGACGGACAAACGGCGACTTTGGGCGTGTATAATGGGAACACAAAAATTACCACGCTAACTTTGACTTCAACTTGGTCTTGGGAATATTTGTGGAGCAACGGAAATCCTAATAATAACGGAATCACGAATCAAAATCCAAGAATGCGATTTGACGAAGTACGTTATAAACTTCCGAGTAAAATCGCGGTTTCGGGAACTTTAAAATTGGTACGCGAATCAGGGAATGTTCATGTAGATTTTGCTGAGATAGAACCAGTGGCAACAGCTCTTACAGCTCCGTCTGGTGCAGTAACTTATACCGGAAACGGAAGCGATCTTCAAACGTTTATTGATGCAAACGGCGGAAAAAAGATTTTTCTTCCAACTGGTGTTTATAGCGTAAATCGCGAATTGTATTTTGGTGTTGCCAATACTTCTTTGATAGGCGCGGGAATGTGGTATACTCAAATTAATTTTACGAATACGAGCAGCTTAAACGGAGGATTGCGTGCTAATGCAGCAGGAATTTCATTTACGGATCTTTATTTAACTACAAATTCGGCATCGAGAAGTAATTCTTATAAAGGTATAAATGGAGTTTTTACAGCTTCTTCAATTGTAAAAAATATTTGGGCAGAACATTTTGAATGTGGCGCCTGGATTGCACAATACAATACCGGAGGTCCTGCAATTGCTGATGGTTTTACGCTATCTCACTGTCGTTTTAGAAACAATTATGCTGATGGAATTAATCTTTGCAAAGGAACTGCAAATGCAATTGTAGAGCATTGTAATTTCAGAAATAATGGTGATGACGATCAGGCGATTTGGTCTGCCGATGGACTGGAATGTATCAATAATACGTTTAGATACAATACTTCAGAAAACTGCTGGCGTGCTTGTGGGCTTGCTATTTATGGCGGAAAAAATAACAAAGCTTACAATTTAATTATAAAAGACAATCTTGAAGCGGGTATTCGTGTGAGTAATAATTTTCCGGGAGCACCATTTAACAATGACGGAATGCACGAAATTCATGATATCACGGTATCAACATGCGGAACTTTTAATGATACTTACAACAATCCTGTAGCGGCGGTAGATATTTTCAGCGCTACAAATGCGGGAAGTCAGGTTAAAAATGTTCAGCTTTATAATATCGATATTGTGGATTCAAGAAACGATGCAATTTCGATAAGCAAAAGATCTGGAGACGGTATTTATAATCTTAGTTTCAAAGACATTACGGTTAACGGAACGGGTAAGGAATATCCAAACAATAATGCGCTTAACAGAAACTGGGGAAGAGGATATTTTGTACTTATCGCGGGTTCTCCTGCCGGAAACGGAACGTATTGCAACATGAATTATTCGAATAGAGGAGGAAATGCTGCAGCAAATGAAGAAATTAGTGCGATTGGTACATTCTCCTGGACAGCAGGAAGTAATTGTTCAAGTACGCCAGTTGCAGTAACAGGAGTAACGATTTCACCAACTACAGCAACTTTAGGCGTTGGTGCTACACAACAATTAACACCAACTGTAGCTCCGGCAAATGCTACAAACAAAACGGTAACGTATAGTTCTAATAATACAGGTGTAGCAACGGTAAATGGTTCAGGATTAGTTACTGCAATTGCTTCTGGATCTGCAACAATTACAGTTACAACTCAAGACGGAGCAAAAACTGCAACGGCTGTAATTACTGTAAATTCATCAAATATTGCGGTAACAAGTGTGAGTTTAAGTCCAACAACTGCATCATTAGCAGTGGGAGCAACGCAACAATTAACGCCAACAGTTTTACCTTCAAATGCAACGAATAAATCGGTTAGTTATGCCTCAAATAATAATGGCGTAGCAACGGTTAATGCTTCTGGTTTGGTGACAGCGGTTTCTAACGGAACGGCAACAATTACAGTAACAACTGTAGACGGAAGCAAAACAAGTACTGCTGCAATTACGGTTAGCACGGCAACAGGAAACTATTTTACAATCAAAAATAAATGGACTGGTAATTATTTATATGATGCCGGAGCGAATGTAGGATATGGTCCAACTGTAGCAAATAATAACTACAAATGGGAAAAAGTTGCGGTTGATGCTACTTATTATATTCTAAAAAATGTTGGTACAGGAGATATGATGAATATCGAAAACTTAACAGGAGCAGTGCAATGTAATGTTGGTTCTTCGGGTTGGTATAGTGCACAATGGTCAAGCGAAAATGTTGATGGAACTTGGGTAAGAATTAAAAACAGATGGCAAACCGGAAGTATGATTCATATCGAAAACCTGAATGGTTCTGCTCAATATGCCGGAGGTCAAAACAACTGGGAAAGTGCGCAATGGCAATTCCAAAGTACTTCGACATCAAAAAGAATAAATGGTATTGAAACAGAAGTAACAGTAGAGAATAATTCGCTGTTTAGTCTTTATCCAAATCCTTCGATCAACAATGAGTTTAATGTTGTTTTTCCGGAATTAAAAGCTGGTAATCAAGCAACAGTAACGGTTACGGATATAAACGGAAGAAAGGTTTTGGTAAACAAATTGAATGCATCTGCAAAAATTGACCATCATTTAACTTCAGGAGTATATATTGTTACCATCAGTTCTAATGAATTTAATGTTTCTAAAAAACTGATTGTGAAGTAA
- a CDS encoding phytanoyl-CoA dioxygenase family protein, which translates to MLTANQIEQFKRDGVLIIKDFFVQEEIAEWKKQVLNYFQNPVSDEDWFNSLKNIPSSQFFLENEPLPTLHYKMKSLYDCLSDSILWHGENEVVARSPDKEAEWLGARAPHLDFPVYDAIRTLVNSVFYLSDVSEFGGPFMYWPGSHIASWNYFRKNPQDYMAQGVLSQDMIFANIKNTISNEAVPFFGKAGDLMLWHSLILHSASVNKSDSARLALIGRWGNKLNGGENHFDFDTDIWDYLDVKTSKELQL; encoded by the coding sequence ATGTTAACAGCTAATCAAATAGAACAATTTAAAAGAGATGGAGTTTTGATTATTAAAGACTTTTTTGTTCAGGAGGAAATTGCTGAATGGAAAAAACAAGTATTAAACTATTTTCAGAATCCGGTTTCTGATGAAGATTGGTTTAATTCTTTGAAGAATATCCCTTCAAGCCAATTTTTTCTGGAGAATGAACCATTGCCAACGCTCCATTACAAAATGAAAAGCTTATACGATTGTTTGTCCGATAGCATTTTATGGCACGGTGAGAATGAAGTTGTAGCTAGATCGCCGGACAAGGAAGCAGAATGGTTAGGTGCAAGAGCGCCACATCTTGATTTTCCGGTTTATGATGCTATTCGAACTTTAGTTAATTCTGTTTTTTATTTATCAGATGTCTCAGAGTTTGGCGGGCCGTTTATGTACTGGCCTGGAAGTCACATCGCTTCCTGGAATTATTTTAGGAAAAATCCACAAGATTATATGGCTCAAGGCGTTCTTAGCCAAGACATGATATTTGCTAATATAAAAAATACGATTTCAAACGAAGCCGTTCCTTTTTTTGGTAAAGCAGGTGATTTGATGCTTTGGCATTCCTTGATTTTGCATTCAGCTTCTGTAAATAAATCAGATTCAGCCAGACTTGCATTAATTGGAAGATGGGGAAATAAACTAAATGGAGGCGAAAATCATTTTGATTTTGATACCGATATCTGGGATTATTTAGACGTCAAAACATCCAAAGAATTACAATTGTAA
- a CDS encoding class I SAM-dependent methyltransferase, translating to MTDKSQLRSSIFRHLDGLAVAPVAIALKNHGVLEFILEKKQTQLSELVTTFKANEGYLNVALRILASQAFLEYEVNNETQEIKISVNEKTEIAFSMFHLYQDVVDLLHFSTQFHSRLFDDAPFEKLNIIFEKYKKNYGIEPSDDALKNSIQEQVLKHIEGYLIGPTIVRLAMNGMFHKYFMETSFRPEEFHKSPENFKKILDFFVHLGWFLEKNGNYQFTEVGLFFAKRASAYGVTVSYLPTFAKIEELIFGDPNVLRTTNDGENEIHVDREMNVWGSGGAHDTYFKVVDEIIISLFNLPIEQQPKGILDMGCGNGAFLQHIYEVIERQTLRGKMLDDYPLFLVGADYNQAALKVTRANLIKADIWAKVIWGDIGRPDLLSDDLKENYNIDLKDLLNVRTFLDHNRIWADPEQIHKDRISKSTGAFAFRGKRISNNLVEDNLLEHLQKWSPYVRKFGLLLIELHTIDPKLAANNLGKTPATAYDATHGFSDQYIVELPVFNKIAAEAGLFPDNSFAKQFPDANIATVSINLLKGN from the coding sequence ATGACAGATAAATCACAACTCCGAAGCTCCATTTTCAGACATCTTGACGGTTTAGCTGTTGCTCCGGTAGCAATCGCATTGAAGAATCACGGCGTTTTAGAATTTATCTTAGAAAAAAAACAAACTCAATTATCTGAGCTTGTCACTACTTTTAAAGCAAATGAAGGTTATCTGAATGTTGCTTTGAGAATTTTGGCTTCGCAAGCCTTTTTAGAATATGAGGTCAATAACGAAACACAGGAAATTAAGATTTCTGTAAATGAAAAAACAGAAATAGCTTTTTCAATGTTTCATCTTTATCAGGATGTGGTTGATTTATTGCACTTTTCTACCCAATTTCATTCCCGTCTTTTTGATGATGCGCCCTTTGAAAAACTCAATATTATTTTCGAAAAATATAAAAAAAATTACGGAATAGAACCTTCTGATGATGCTTTGAAAAATAGCATTCAGGAACAAGTTTTAAAACATATAGAAGGATATTTGATTGGTCCAACAATTGTTCGTCTGGCGATGAACGGAATGTTTCATAAGTACTTTATGGAAACTTCTTTCAGACCGGAAGAATTTCATAAATCTCCTGAAAATTTCAAAAAGATATTAGACTTTTTTGTTCATCTTGGATGGTTTCTTGAAAAAAACGGTAATTATCAATTTACCGAAGTCGGTTTGTTTTTTGCTAAAAGAGCCAGTGCTTATGGCGTTACCGTTTCGTATTTACCAACATTTGCCAAAATTGAAGAATTAATTTTTGGAGATCCCAACGTTTTAAGAACCACAAATGATGGCGAAAATGAAATTCACGTTGATCGCGAAATGAATGTTTGGGGAAGCGGCGGTGCTCACGATACTTATTTTAAAGTGGTAGATGAAATTATTATTAGTCTTTTTAATCTCCCAATTGAACAACAACCCAAGGGAATTCTGGATATGGGTTGTGGTAATGGTGCTTTTCTACAACATATTTATGAAGTAATCGAAAGACAAACCTTAAGAGGAAAAATGCTCGATGATTATCCATTATTTCTAGTTGGCGCCGATTATAATCAGGCTGCGCTAAAAGTAACCAGAGCTAATCTTATAAAAGCAGATATTTGGGCAAAAGTAATTTGGGGAGATATTGGTCGTCCCGATTTACTTTCTGATGATTTAAAAGAAAATTATAACATCGATTTGAAAGACTTGCTTAACGTGAGAACTTTTCTAGATCACAATAGAATTTGGGCAGATCCGGAACAGATTCACAAAGACAGAATCAGTAAATCTACCGGTGCATTTGCTTTTAGAGGAAAAAGAATCAGCAACAATCTGGTCGAAGATAATCTTCTCGAACATTTACAAAAATGGTCGCCATATGTTCGCAAATTTGGTTTACTTCTAATTGAGTTACATACCATAGATCCAAAACTTGCAGCCAATAATTTAGGAAAAACTCCTGCAACAGCTTACGACGCTACACACGGTTTTTCTGATCAATATATTGTTGAACTTCCTGTGTTTAATAAAATTGCTGCAGAAGCAGGATTATTTCCCGATAATTCGTTTGCCAAACAATTTCCGGATGCTAATATCGCTACGGTAAGTATCAACTTGTTAAAAGGAAATTGA
- a CDS encoding CPBP family intramembrane metalloprotease, with protein sequence MKKIFNFYIKAFLIISFISIPFIFIVFEDLNTKIFSYKIWIATFFPQFIYILYLFRKEKLFNTFKTNFLGKGLYNNAILITCLIPFIIYSFLVGFKLIKVYNYSNWDIEIIVYFILIFLSALLEEILFRFIPYKVLVNDISIKDVLLVSLLFSFFHLFNPNINVVGLVNVAIAGVFFSLIYLKSNSILLTSFIHAFWNFSIGCLLGSNISGIKVISILEYVPQKPFFLSGGDFGFEGSIITTLLFLMSCAFLYLLKPMNPLKKFKRNVFQFRSRKHNRKFKFDKA encoded by the coding sequence ATGAAAAAAATATTTAACTTTTACATAAAAGCATTTTTAATCATTTCTTTTATATCAATACCTTTTATATTTATTGTTTTTGAAGATTTAAATACAAAAATATTCAGTTACAAAATATGGATAGCTACATTCTTTCCTCAATTTATATATATACTTTATCTGTTCAGAAAAGAAAAATTATTTAACACCTTTAAAACTAATTTTCTTGGTAAAGGTTTATATAATAATGCCATTTTGATTACCTGTTTGATACCTTTTATTATATATTCTTTCCTTGTTGGATTTAAATTAATCAAGGTCTATAATTATAGTAATTGGGATATTGAAATTATTGTTTATTTTATTTTAATATTTCTTTCGGCATTGTTAGAAGAAATTCTTTTCAGATTTATTCCGTACAAAGTTTTGGTTAATGACATTTCAATAAAAGATGTATTATTAGTTTCTCTACTTTTTAGTTTTTTTCATTTATTCAATCCTAATATTAATGTTGTAGGGTTGGTTAATGTTGCGATAGCGGGTGTTTTTTTTAGTTTGATATACTTAAAAAGTAATTCTATTTTATTGACAAGTTTTATACATGCTTTTTGGAATTTTTCAATTGGCTGTCTATTGGGTAGTAATATCAGTGGTATTAAAGTCATAAGCATTTTAGAATATGTTCCTCAAAAACCATTTTTTTTAAGCGGAGGAGATTTTGGATTTGAAGGATCCATTATAACTACATTGTTGTTTTTAATGTCTTGCGCGTTTTTATATCTTTTAAAGCCAATGAATCCTTTAAAAAAATTTAAAAGAAATGTATTTCAGTTCAGATCAAGAAAACATAATCGAAAATTTAAATTTGATAAAGCTTAA
- a CDS encoding SDR family oxidoreductase has translation MENLKGKKVVIIGGSSGIGLATAKSIVSKGGNVIIVSSNQGRIDKALQEIGAESIGYVVDVTNEIQVKNLFEKIGSFDHLIFTAGENLILSNVEDTTLENARNYFNIRYWGAFAAVKYAAKFINPKGSIVLTSGIASNRPNKGWALGASICAAMEGFTRAMAMELAPIRVNIVSPGVVKTELWGGMSESDREAMYANIGNALPVKRVGEAEDIAKTFLYLLEQEYGTGQTLIIDGGTSLV, from the coding sequence ATGGAAAATCTAAAAGGCAAAAAAGTAGTAATTATTGGCGGAAGCTCAGGAATTGGTTTGGCTACGGCAAAATCAATTGTTTCAAAAGGAGGAAATGTAATCATTGTTTCGAGTAATCAAGGGCGTATAGATAAAGCTTTACAAGAAATAGGCGCTGAAAGTATCGGATATGTGGTTGATGTAACAAATGAAATTCAGGTCAAAAATCTTTTCGAAAAAATTGGTTCATTTGATCATTTAATCTTTACTGCGGGAGAAAATCTTATTCTTTCAAATGTTGAAGATACTACTTTGGAAAATGCCAGAAATTATTTTAATATTCGTTATTGGGGCGCTTTTGCGGCTGTAAAATATGCTGCAAAGTTTATAAATCCTAAAGGTTCAATTGTTTTAACCAGCGGTATTGCAAGTAACAGACCCAATAAAGGTTGGGCTTTGGGCGCGAGTATTTGTGCTGCTATGGAAGGTTTTACAAGAGCAATGGCTATGGAATTAGCTCCAATAAGAGTAAATATTGTTTCGCCGGGAGTTGTAAAAACAGAACTTTGGGGCGGTATGTCAGAAAGTGACAGAGAAGCTATGTATGCCAATATCGGAAATGCATTGCCTGTTAAGCGAGTAGGTGAGGCGGAAGATATTGCTAAAACATTCCTGTATTTATTAGAGCAGGAATATGGAACCGGGCAAACATTAATTATTGACGGCGGTACTTCATTAGTGTAA
- a CDS encoding HlyD family efflux transporter periplasmic adaptor subunit codes for MNFSSDPINTLENLISKNKTKSFSIYLVIILTIIIFLILLPIIKVDITSQSRGIVRSTTDNVPVTAIVSGRIIWLNLKNNAVVQKGDTLLKIAKQNLETEKRTQNLVSNSVIELLQDVNSILSGKTTTLKTSTAREDFLKFQSRKNELQSKVSQAQINFSRNKGLYDKSIIAKVEYEKYEYELRSANEALKSYISEQKAAWENQKRDLEERIKNLNGSIEKIKVEENNYVITAPISGTIENFSGLQIGSFLNATQSIMTISAIDHLIVESMVSPNDIGLIHSNQKVKFQLDAFNYNQWGLLEGKVIDIDHNISVQENQTFFKVRSELNTTEMKLKSGYKTNVSKGMTLTTRYIITRRSLFDLLFDKVDDWLNPKQLSIDN; via the coding sequence ATGAATTTCAGTTCGGATCCTATAAACACTCTCGAAAATTTAATCTCTAAAAATAAAACTAAAAGCTTTTCCATTTATTTAGTTATCATTTTGACGATTATCATTTTCTTGATTTTATTACCCATTATAAAAGTTGACATTACTAGTCAAAGCCGTGGAATCGTAAGAAGCACTACAGACAATGTTCCTGTTACTGCTATTGTAAGCGGTCGTATTATTTGGTTGAATCTAAAAAACAATGCTGTAGTACAAAAAGGTGATACACTTTTAAAAATTGCAAAGCAAAACCTTGAGACTGAGAAAAGAACTCAAAATTTAGTATCTAATTCTGTTATTGAACTTTTGCAAGATGTAAATTCTATCTTATCAGGTAAAACAACGACTTTAAAAACTTCAACAGCAAGAGAAGATTTCTTAAAATTTCAATCTCGCAAAAATGAATTGCAGAGTAAAGTTTCACAGGCACAAATTAACTTCAGTCGTAATAAAGGTTTATATGATAAAAGTATTATTGCAAAAGTAGAATATGAAAAGTACGAATATGAATTACGTTCAGCTAATGAGGCTCTGAAAAGTTATATAAGTGAACAAAAAGCAGCTTGGGAAAATCAAAAAAGAGATCTCGAAGAGCGAATCAAAAACTTAAATGGAAGTATCGAAAAAATTAAAGTCGAGGAAAATAATTATGTTATTACAGCACCTATTTCAGGTACGATTGAAAATTTTTCGGGTCTGCAAATAGGATCATTTTTAAATGCAACTCAATCTATAATGACTATTTCAGCAATTGACCATTTAATTGTAGAAAGTATGGTTTCTCCAAATGATATTGGACTTATTCATAGTAATCAAAAAGTTAAATTTCAGCTTGATGCATTCAACTATAATCAATGGGGATTACTCGAAGGGAAAGTTATTGATATTGATCACAATATATCTGTTCAGGAAAATCAAACTTTTTTTAAAGTACGAAGCGAATTAAATACTACCGAAATGAAACTAAAATCGGGATACAAAACCAATGTTTCAAAAGGAATGACTCTCACCACACGTTACATCATAACCAGAAGAAGTCTCTTTGATTTATTATTTGACAAAGTAGATGACTGGCTTAATCCCAAACAATTGTCAATCGATAATTAA